TACACCCTCAGCAAACCTTTCCAGATGAGGTTTCCAGCCTAATTTTTGCAGTTCAGTTGTGATATAAGTGCGAGTACGCGATCGCTCTATTGTCGTATAACGCTGAAAATCCAACTTTTGAATGTGAGCTAACAACTTATCAGCAGAAACTTGCAAAGCAATATTCACGGACTGCGACTCTGGCTTTGGTTGAAGTGTTTCCACTGGAATGCGCTCAACAATTGCTGGCGAAGGACGCTGTTGAAACAACCCATTGAGTGCAGTACCCCGACTACCTACTACAATTACTGTCACCAACACCAATAGCACCAGCCAAATCCATTTGCTCATGCGAATTGATTCCTACTTTCCAGATTTTAGGGTAACGCGATCGCCTAATGCACCGTTAGTAGCCCAGCATCCCTAACTTTGACAACTCGTCTTTTGACATAGGTCAAAACTTCACTTACAGTTCCGCACTAGAAGAGTGCTGAGCGGGGGAACGGGAGACTGGGAGAGATGAGGAAGAATAACTAACTATTCCCCCTGCCCCCCTGCTCCCTGCTCCCTGCCCCCTGCCCCCTGCCCCCTTAACTCTTATGCTAGATTTGTTGCTGATCATGACTCTAGGCTTCCTGGGCAGTTTTGGACATTGCTTTGGAATGTGTGGCCCCCTGACAGTGGCATTTTCCCTCTCGCATCAGCAGGGAACTCCACAGGCAGGTTCCTCAAAGCAAACAACGTCTTCAAAACAGTTTTCCACGTGGCAACAGCAATTAGAATTTCATATCCTATTAAACCTGGGGCGAATGTTGAGCTATGCTCTAGTCGGTGCTGGCATTGGGGCAATAGGTTCAGTCTTAGTAGAAGGTGGGCAACTAGCAGGTATCGGCAGTAATTTACGCCACTGGATAGCAATTGTGACTGGCGTGATGCTGATTTGGTTTGGGTTAGAACAAGTAGCGCCCAAGTTGCTACCTCGCATTCCTGTATTACACCCCTTATTGCAGGGCAGTTTACATAATCGCTTGAGTACAGGAATGGTCAAGCTTTCCTTAAAAACCAGATGGTGGACACCAGCACTTTTGGGCATGACTTGGGGTTTGATGCCTTGTGGTTTTTTGTATGCAGCCCAGCTGAAAGCTGCTGAAACTGGTAATTGGTGGATGGGTGCAGCAACCATGCTAGCTTTTGGTTTAGGAACCCTACCCACTATGCTCGGTGTAGGCGTCTCTACTTCCTTGGTAAGTAAAGACAGGCGTAGTCAGTTGTTTAGATTAGGCGGCTGGGTTACTCTCACTATTGGCGCAATCACCTTGCTGCGGACTGGTGACACAATGGTAGATTACACAGGACATGCCGCATTAATTTGCTTAATTTTAGCGCTGATTGCTCGTCCGATTAGCAGCTTGTGGGCGTCACCCCTGCGTTACCGTCGAGCTTTTGGAGTAGGGGCTTTTGTGTTGTCTGTGGTTCACACCGCCCACATGATAGAACACTCGCTGCAATGGAATCTTAATGCCTTTTTTTTCTTGCCACCAGACTTTCAGTGGGGCATTGCTGCGGGTGCTGTAGCATTGATATTAATGACCCCCGCTGCTTTTACAAGTTTGGAATCATTGCAGAAATCTTTGGGCAAGCGTTGGCGACAGATTCATCTATTGGGTGTGCCAGCTTTGCTCTTGAGCGCCATTCATGCTGTACTAATTGGTTCCCATTACCTGGGTTCCTTACAATCAAATTGGGGGAATAAATTGGCAACTGTGCTGTTGGGAATTGTCACCCTCAGTGTGTTGCTGGTGCGTTCACGCTTGTTTTGGTCAAAGTTAACCTTAGAAAAGTTTTATGTCCCCCCAACTAAGTCCCGGTAAACGATACTTGTTCCCTAACTCAACGAGGGAAAACTTAGCAATTCAAAAAAACAAGCAACCGATTAAGGGTATTCCCTTCCACAGGTTAGGAAAAATAAAGTATTTATTACTCCTCATTTCGGTAGTCATATCAATAATTCAGATTCACCCTGCCTCTGCCCATAATGTAAAAACATCAGCAGATGTTGGTGGTACGCTCCACATTGAACCAAATGATAATCCTCGCGCTGGCGAAACCTCCGAAGCTTGGTTTGCCCTCACCCGCAGAGGTGGAAAGGTAATTCCCCTCGCCCAGTGTAATTGTCGATTGGCTGTTTATGCCGAACCCTATGCGCCCGGAGAACCAGCACTGCTAGAACCATCCTTAAAACCTGTGGCAGTAGAACGCTATCAAGGCATCCCAGGTGCAGAACTTGTCTTCCCCAAACCAGGAATTTATCAGCTACAACTTAATGGCAAACCCGCCTCTGGAGCAAATTTTAAACCGTTTAAGTTCAAGTTTAAAGTTACCGTCGCATCTGGAAACTCTGAAAATACACAAAATGTACAAGATGTCAATACAAGTGTAGTAAAGAGTGAATCTAAACAGTCCCAAAGTTGGGCGATCGCTCTCCCAGTCCTGGCACTGATAGGCATTTTGTTCGTCGTGCTGCGAAGCATGAGAGGCGGGGAGTGAGGAGGTGGAGGTAGAGACGCGATTATACTCTTACGAGAAGCCGCTCTTCGAGCGTCTACGCGTCTGTGCAGGGAGTGAGAGATATATTTTGGAATGCAAGAATCAGTGTTTGCTACTCGTTCATCCACCTCAGAACTCCCTTAATGAGTCTTTGCTACCAGTGAACAAGTATAAAAACTCTACACCCCTGCTCCCTACTCCCCTGCCCCCTGCCCCCCCGGTTACTGAGCGCAGTCGAAGTATGCTCCCCTGCCCCCTGCTCTCCACACTGGTGCCACATTACTCAATAGGAAAATTCTAAATAATAGACGCAGTTGCAAAAAATTGCACTAAAATCACTACGACGGTAGTCTTTGGGTGTGAGGTTAGAGGTATTTTAAGTCAGGTAACGTCAAGATTACAGTTTGACAATAAAGTAAATCCACTTCCCGAAACCTCTGGGCTAATCTTTACAGATTTGCCATTTGCTGCATGCCGGGAAACCCCCTTGACTCCGATGGGTTCACCCTTCGGGTTCACCAGTCAACTGAGTCGGGGAAACCCTACCCTAGCGCTGGACTCACCGCAATGGCTCACCGCACCAGAAAATTCGAGAGTTAATCTATGTTTATATTGCTAAGCCGGATACTGCTGTGGCTGCTGATTGGGACTATCGTATACTCTCTGTTCCAGAGATTTTATCCTTCAGGAACTTTTGTAGGGCGATTAGTTTTAGTCATTCTGTTGGTAGTCGTAGCTCTGTCGTTTATTAACCCCAATGAACCAGCTGTGGCGTCATTGTGGAGATTGGTATCTTTTCCGCTCAAGCCTCTAGGAGCCGCTGTTTTACTGATGATTTTTGCAGCTCAGAGAATTAAAGGAGGAGGAATAGATAAACCAGGAGGATACTTAGTAGGTTGGGCATTAACAATTTTGCTTTTGGCAAGTACACCAGCCGTCGCCTACTTTCTCTATCGAGCGCCTCTAGTAGCAGCTATAGGTGAGACTTATGTAGCAAGTGCTGTACCAACATCTGGGACACTGGTGGCACTGGGGCAACAAACCACTGCAACAGGCATCTCAGATATGGTAGGGGATAACATCCTTGCTTATAATTTGAGAGTGCCTCCCTACCTCTTGCAAGGAAATCCTCAAGATATTCGGACACGCGGCTTAAGGATTGAAGACTTTGTACCCAGTGCTGAAACGCTACAATTTACAACAAGAACTTGGGAAAGTTATCTTACCGAGATTTATAGATTTTTGCGTGTTCAGCGGTAATAAAGTTAGGAGACAGGAGACAGGACAAGTCCGAGTGGAGCGCAAAGTCGAGCCGCTGCGTTACTGTCGCCCTGCGTTGGAAAGCAAGTGGCGTTGAGCGGAGAAAGCCTCCGCTTAGAACTTTGTAACAGAGGCTTTCTCCGTTCTCTGTTCGCGTAAGCGTCTCTGACAGGAGAAGGAGAAAGAGTTGCCCCAGGCATCGGAACTTCAAAGAGACAGGAATCAGAAGTCGATAATTGTTTCTTCCACTCCCCCACTCTCACGCTCCGCCTCCCCCCTATTTCTTAACAGTGAATTAAACGCAATCAAGAACCGCTATAAAATACAGGCTTAATGAGCAGTTAATCTAGGAAGGTAAAGTTGCAAAATTGCTTTAATGGCAAAATCTCGACGACTGGCTAAACTTGTTGCTTACTTGCGTCCCCATTGGCGGGAAGCTACTTTAGGTATTATTGCTTTATTGTCTGTCAATGGGCTGGGCGTTTATATACCCTTGTTAATTCGTTCAGCAGTTGACCAACTCTCAGCAACCTTCAAATGGAATCAGATACTACATTACGTAGTGCCGATTGTTTTGCTGAGTTCAGCGATGTGGTTAATGCGTATGGCATCGCGCATTTGGCTATTTGGGGTGGGGCGTCAGGTTGAATTTGACCTGAAACAACGGATTTTTGAACATTTACTGAAACTGGAGCCGTCTTATTTTGCCCGCAACACCGCAGGCGATTTGATTAGTAGGGCTACCAGTGATGTGGACAATATCAGGCGATTGTTAGGTTTTGCAGTATTGAGTTTGGCGAATACTGTATTTGCCTATACCCTAACACTGCCAGTGATGTTGGCGATTAGTGTGGATTTGACATTAGCATCTCTGGCGGTGTACCCTTTTATGTTCTTGTTGGTATATCTATTTAGCAATCGCTTACGTAAGCAACAAGCAGCAGTGCAAGAGAAACTCTCTGATATCAGTGAACTTATTCAAGAAGATATTAGCGGTATTGCTCTAATTAAAATCTACGCCCAAGAAGAAAATGAGCGTCGAGCCTTCGCTAAGAAAAATCAGCAGCTTTTAGCGGCTAACTTGGAATTAGCAAAAAGCAGAAATACATTGTTTCCCTTAATTAGTGGGCTAGCCAATGTCAGTTCGCTGGTGATCATCTGGTTAGGGACGATGCGGATGTCTGCTGGAACACTTGCTGTTGGCGACTTTCTGGCATTATTAATTTATGTAGAGCGTCTAGTTTTCCCCACTGCGCTGTTAGGATTCACAATTACTGCCTACCAACGGGGCGAAGTTAGTATTGATCGGCTTGAGTCTATTCTCAGCGTCACACCAAAAATTCAAGATGTAACCGATGTCGTACATCTACCTCTAGCTGAAGCCAAAGGAGAACTCACAGCTAAAAATTTCAGTTATACCTATCCTGACTCCAAGACTCCAGCTTTAGAAAATCTCAACTTTACAATTGCTCCTGGGGAAACAGTGGCAATTGTTGGGGCAATTGGTTCTGGAAAATCAACCTTAGCGAATGCTTTGCCACGCTTGTTAGATATTGAGGCGGGGCAGTTGTTTTTAGATGATGTGGATATTACGAAGATAGCGCTGGCAGATTTACGAAGTGCGATCGCCTACGTTCCCCAAGATAGCTTTCTATTCAGTACCACAATTAAAAATAATATCCGTTACAGCGACCCAGTGAGCGAACAAGAAAATGTAGAGTCCGTTGCCAAACTCGCTCAAATTGATACAGAAATTAGCAACTTTCCTCAACAATATGAAACCGTTGTTGGCGAACGTGGTATTACTCTTTCTGGTGGCCAACGTCAACGTACTGCTTTAGCTAGAGCAATGTTAGTGAATGCGCCAGTGCTAATTTTAGATGATGCCCTCTCCAGTGTCGATAATCAAACAGCTACACAAATCCTGAACAATCTATCTAAAGGTACGAAGCGTAAAACAGTTATTTTTATCACTCATCAACTATCTGCTGCCGCTGCTGCCGACCGGATTTTTGTTATAGATAAAGGCAAAATTGTCCAAATAGGTAATCACTTAGAACTTGTGCAAAAACAAGGATTATACAGAACTTTGTGGAGTCAACATCAAGTTGAAGAATTACTTCGTTGAAGTTCTGAATTCTAAGCATAATTGGGTTGCTGCTAGTATAAATTGTTGTCTAGACTAAATCTGCAAAATATTATCAGCAACTAATTAATGTTTGAATTTTTACATTTTTTTTGCAAATACTATGAGTTATTGCCAGAGGTGAGTGAAGAAATTATCTATACTGCTATACTCTGACTTTATAATTACTTTATAAATTACTATAGCTAACTCCTTGACTTATTAGCTTGATTAGGAGCTATATTGCTTTTCTTCTCTTAAGTGTGCAAAGCTGACTTTATAGATGTCTTCAGAAAAAAATATTAAGATTTTATAAAGATTACATAAGCTATTAAGTAGACGGTAAGTAAAAAAGTTAATCTTTCAAAAGCATCTTTTGCTACTTAAATTCCCATCGCTTGATTACGTTGTATTGGGAGGTGTACTGGGGATAGTAGATGATGAGAGCCTAAAAAGCAATTGAAAAGTTACGCTAATTTTGATACCTGGATACCCGCAATTACAGGTAACACAACGTCATATCTGCCAACAAATCTATCTTTACAACCTTTTAACTATGCCAAAATATCTGCTGCCTTCTTCAGCTTGGTTACGATTTTTAGTCGTCACTGTCTTGGCTTTAGGTTTATTCTTCCGCTTTGCTAACCTGGAGCGTAAATTTTACTGGTATGACGAGACTTTCACCTCACTAAGAATTTCCGGCTATACAGAAGATGAGGTAGCAAAGCAAGTATTTACAGGGCAAGAAATTAGTGTAAGTTCTTTGCAAAAATTTCAGAATCCTAATCCCGAAAAAGGATTGATAGATGCAATCAAAGGAATGGCAAAAGAAGATCCTCACATTCCACCACTTTACTTCATTCTGTTGCGATTATGGACAGATTTATTTGGTGGTTCCATAATTTCGACAAGAAGTTTCTCCGCAGTTATCAGCTTACTCGCATTACCTTGTATTTACTGGTTGTGTCAAGAACTATTTAAATCACCATTAGTCGGATGGATAGCAACCCTATTAATAGCGGTTTCACCTTTCCATCTTTTATACGCTCAGGAAGCACGGATGTATAGCTTGTGGACAGTAACTACCTTGTTATCAAGTGCTGCTCTTTTGCAAGCTATCCGGCTTAAGAAAAGAATCGGTTGGGTAATTTATACAATCACATTAACATTAGGGCTTTACACTTATCTTTTTACTCTTTTAACTGCTCTTGGACATGGAATATACGTATTTGTCAT
This region of Nostoc sp. UHCC 0302 genomic DNA includes:
- a CDS encoding sulfite exporter TauE/SafE family protein, yielding MLDLLLIMTLGFLGSFGHCFGMCGPLTVAFSLSHQQGTPQAGSSKQTTSSKQFSTWQQQLEFHILLNLGRMLSYALVGAGIGAIGSVLVEGGQLAGIGSNLRHWIAIVTGVMLIWFGLEQVAPKLLPRIPVLHPLLQGSLHNRLSTGMVKLSLKTRWWTPALLGMTWGLMPCGFLYAAQLKAAETGNWWMGAATMLAFGLGTLPTMLGVGVSTSLVSKDRRSQLFRLGGWVTLTIGAITLLRTGDTMVDYTGHAALICLILALIARPISSLWASPLRYRRAFGVGAFVLSVVHTAHMIEHSLQWNLNAFFFLPPDFQWGIAAGAVALILMTPAAFTSLESLQKSLGKRWRQIHLLGVPALLLSAIHAVLIGSHYLGSLQSNWGNKLATVLLGIVTLSVLLVRSRLFWSKLTLEKFYVPPTKSR
- a CDS encoding ABC transporter ATP-binding protein gives rise to the protein MAKSRRLAKLVAYLRPHWREATLGIIALLSVNGLGVYIPLLIRSAVDQLSATFKWNQILHYVVPIVLLSSAMWLMRMASRIWLFGVGRQVEFDLKQRIFEHLLKLEPSYFARNTAGDLISRATSDVDNIRRLLGFAVLSLANTVFAYTLTLPVMLAISVDLTLASLAVYPFMFLLVYLFSNRLRKQQAAVQEKLSDISELIQEDISGIALIKIYAQEENERRAFAKKNQQLLAANLELAKSRNTLFPLISGLANVSSLVIIWLGTMRMSAGTLAVGDFLALLIYVERLVFPTALLGFTITAYQRGEVSIDRLESILSVTPKIQDVTDVVHLPLAEAKGELTAKNFSYTYPDSKTPALENLNFTIAPGETVAIVGAIGSGKSTLANALPRLLDIEAGQLFLDDVDITKIALADLRSAIAYVPQDSFLFSTTIKNNIRYSDPVSEQENVESVAKLAQIDTEISNFPQQYETVVGERGITLSGGQRQRTALARAMLVNAPVLILDDALSSVDNQTATQILNNLSKGTKRKTVIFITHQLSAAAAADRIFVIDKGKIVQIGNHLELVQKQGLYRTLWSQHQVEELLR